The segment GCGATGGCCCACAACAGGATAAAATTAAGTCCACTATCCTATCATTAGGAATTTCTTATGATGATTCAATGGTTGACTTGAATCAGGATAGTGAGGCTACAGTCTTTTTTTTGGGCTATCAAAAAAATCCCTATCCGTATATGAGTCGGTCTTCATTACTCGCATTGCCTTCATTCAACGAAGGTATGCCAAACACAGTAGTTGAGGCTATGGGGTTGGGTGTTCCTGTAGTGGCAGCTGACTGCCCTTATGGTCCGCGGGAAATTCTGGCACCAAATGATCAACTAAGTAAAGCAGGGAGTGTCCAAAAAGTTGAATGGTGTGAATTCGGGGTGCTTATTCCGGAATGGAATACACCGTTAGTCAATGAAGCATGGGCAGAAGCTTTAATCGGATTACTGACTTCTGCTGAGAAATGGGAACATTTTAGGCTCCAGTCAAAAAAACGAGCATCCGATTTTTCGGTAGAGAAAAACGTCTCTAAATGGATAAGTCTGATTGACTGCTGATTTGAACAAAAAGATAAACATACTGATTGTTGAAAATTCGGTTCACTTCACAGGAGCCTTTCGTGCTATAACTACACTCACCAAACATCTTAGTGATCGGTTCAATTTTTATTATTGCTTGCCGACCGGGTCAAAACTTAAAGAAAAGGTCAAGACACCTGTAGTCACCATACCTTTTGTCGAAATCAGAAAATCGCTAAAATCCATTCTTCTTTACATACCACTATTGTTCATCAATTCCTGGCGAATCATCCGGTATTGTGAGAGAAATAACATACAAATTATTCACGTTAACGACCTGTACAACCTTTGCGGAGTGGTAATTAAATGGTGGAAACCATCCTTCAAAGTCGTTTATCATGTACGTCTTATGCCTGAATCATATGTCAAAAGATTTTACAGGGTTTGGCAAACACTCATTAGTGGCTATGCCGATGCAATTATCTGTGTATCCTTGGCTGTTCGTAAAGCGAGTTCATTTCCTCCGCACAAAACAAATTTGATTTATGACACGCATGAGTCGAATGATGAATTGTTTTTTGAAAGCAGGATTATGCCGAACCATCGCGTAACATTTATTTACCTCTCGAACTATATTGCAGGTAAGGGGCAAGACTATGCTATTGAAGCTTTTTGTCTTCTAAATCGCAAGTTTTCCAAAAGCTCGTTGGTTTTTGCCGGAAGCGATATGGGCATATTGGGTAACAAACGATTTAAAAGGCAACTGAAGGAGCGATGCAATGAATATGGCTTGCAGGATTCTGTAATTTTCAATGATTTCGTAAACGATACGATAAGTTTTATCCGATCAGGCGATGTGTTACTGAATTTTTCTGACTGTGAATCTTTTTCAATGACGGTGTTGGAAGCTATGTATGCCGGATTACCAGTAATTGCCACCGATAGTGGGGGGCCTGCAGAACTTATTAAAGAAGAAGAAACAGGTTTATTGGTTCCGGTTAAGGACGTTGAGGCCATGGCAAATGCTATGCTCCGACTGGCACACAATGTTCAACTCCGAAGTAATATGGGCGCGGCTGCACGCATACGGGCTTATAAAAAATTTTCTATCGCTGAAAGTGCCGGTAAACTGACTAAACTCTATCAATCATTAGTTGAATAGTTTCGATATTTGTTGGTTTAAAGGTTACTCCTGCATATCAATATTTATTAATACCGCACTTATCACTGATGCAGCGTTCGCTCTTAATCATCTTTACCTTTTGGATGTATGGTGCTTTTGCCCAGTGTCCGTTTACGGATTTTACGTTGCCTTCCTCAGGTTGTATCGGCCAGGGAATAGAGTTGCTTAACCAAACCACCGGGGAGGCATCCTATTCTTGGGATTTTTGTAGTGGTGATCTTGATTTAACACCACAGGTTGCTGTGGCAGCCAACAATAATCTATTGTTTCGTACACGCGCGTTAAGAATCATCAAGCATAACGAATTATGGTATGGGTTTACAATTGATCAGGCAGCTAACAAGTTAATTCGTATGGATTTTGGCACTAGCCTATCGGGTACACCCATCGTAAACGACCTTGGCAATCCGTCCAATTTACTTAATGGGGCCTTTGACTTTCAAATGTACTTTGAATCGAATCAATGGTTCGCATTGGTGGTAAATACAACTGGTAACAATTTATTACGATTAAGTTTCGGCAGCGATATTGAGTCTATCCCTACCGTGCAAAATCTCGGTTCGTTTGGTGTGTTGAATACTCCGAATGGAATTTTTATTGCTAAGGACAATGAACATGTAAAGGTTTTTGTTAGCAACGGTGGGGTTGCGTCAATTGTCCGATTCGATTTTGGAGCTTCCATTCTTAATAATCCTGCAGTAGGAACTTTTAATGTAGTAGGAGCTTCTGGTCTGCGCGGAATTGCCATTACTCGCGAATGCGATCGCTGGTTTGGTCTGGTAACTTCGTATAACAACAACAAGGTTTTTTGGCTTGACTTCGTAAACGGTTTAAGCCAACCTCCAACCACCGGGGAAATTACTTTTTTTACGTCCTATAGTTTTCCGGCCAGTGTGGTTATTGCTGATGATGGTGGCGATTATTATGCATTTATTCAATCAGCTCTCGGGGTGCAATACCGACTTTCTTTCGGAAGCAGTATAGTCGACAAAAACGGAACGGGACAAAATCTCGGAAATTTTGGAATTTCAAATGAGAATTTTGCTTTAGATATGACGAAGGTTAATTCTGATTGGTATGGATTTTCCATTGATCTCGCCAACCGAAGGCTTGTCAGACAAACCTTTCCTTTATCCTGCGATGCCGATATTCCTACCAGCGCTGAGCAAAATCCTCCCTTAATAAGTTACGGAACCAGTGGAGCAAAAAAAATTACCTTGAAGGCCATGGATGCAAATGGATCACTTCGTTCTGTCAGTAAGAACATCACCATTACCGCCAGTCTTGCGCCAGATATTTCATTTATATCGCAAAACGTTTGCGCGAATCACGCTATCAACTTCGCTTCTGAGAATACATCTGGCAACATTACTTCCTACGATTGGAATTTTGGCGATGCCGGTACTTCTTCACTGCCCAATCCAACGCATGTGTATGCAACAGCCGCGAGCTATGATGTTCGCTTAACGGTTACGGCATCGAATGGCTGTAGCAATCTGGCACGGGAACAACTTACTATTTTCAATCAACCGGTAGCTGATTTTGTATTGCCGGCAGTATCGCCAATTTGCACCAACCAGAATTATCTGTTCACGAATTCAACAACTTTTGATGCTGCGCTCATGCCATCATGGTCGTGGAGCGTGAATGGAACCCCGGTATCCACCAATCAGAACCTGGAGTTTTTGTTTGCAAATGCGGTTAGTCAGGAGATAAAGCTTAAAGCAGCTATACCGGGCTGCGAGAGTGAAGTGATAAAATCAATCATCACAGTTTTGCAAGGACCTGATGTCGATTTTACTTTTATTGGTCAATGTGAAGATGCACCTGTATCGTTTACCAATACCACAACCGGTGAGGTAAGTTCATTTGCATGGGAATTTGGTGATGGACAAAATGCTACCGTGGTTAATCCTGTAATATTGTTTAGCAATCCCGGTACGTATCAGGTAAACCTTGCTGCAACAAACACTGGAGGCTGTGTGAACAGTAAAAGCAGGCCGATTACCATCTACTCCAAGCCCCAAACCAATTTCGCAGTTGCTCTACCACCCTTTTCGTGCAACGGCACGCCAACACAATTTACAGATTTAACACCCAACCCGTTTGATAGCAACATTACTTCATGGTTATGGAATTTTGGTGAGGGGGGTACTTCAACGTTGCGAAATCCGCAACACACATTCACTAATGCCGGTGGATACAATGTTTCACTTACCACCATAACAAACTTTGGTTGTTCTTCTGTATTGGAAAAGCCGGTAACCATTTCTCAATCACCAATAGCAAATTTTACAAATACCCCGCCTTGCCTTGGCGTGCCGGTGAGTTTTACGAACACTTCAACAGGTGCGTTACAATCCCAGCAATGGCAAATTGAAAGCACGTTCTATACACTGGCAAATCCTGTGCATGCTTTTACATCATCAGGTAATAAAAGTGTAACGCTTAATGTAACGGCTACCAATGGTTGTGTGGCATCTGTAAACCGAACTCTGATAGTGCCGAATACAATATCACCTGATTTTACTTTTATGCGTAACTGCATCAATCAGCAAACCGAATTTACAAGCAACACGGTTAATCCAGCCGATCCGATAACTGCCTATAACTGGAACTTTGCAGGTTTAGGAACGGGCAATCTCAACCCTCAGAATTTTTCTTTTAATAATACCGGAAACTTCAATGTATCGCTTTCTGTAACTACACAAACTGGGTGTGTTTATAGCGTAGCCAAAAATGTGAACATCATTAATGCACCCCAGGCAAGTTTTACAGCAACACCTTCAGTGGGGCCGCCACCCTTGCAGGTTCAGTTTACCAACACCTCGGTTAATGCCACCAGTTATAGCTGGGCGTTTAATGATCCGGCCAATTCCACCAGCACATTGGTTTCGCCTTCATTTACCTATACAACATTAGGCCAATATGTAGCCGACCTTACGGCATTTAATGCACAGGGTTGTTCGAATATTTTTAGCAGGGTTATTCATGTGGTTATTCCTGTTATTGATGTTGCCCTTACGGAACTGGAACTGATGCGCTTACCTAATCAGGCAATAAAACCGGCAGTAACGATTCAAAATAATAGTAATGTGGTGTTGGCTAACCTGGCGCTTCGGATGGAATTGAATGGTACTTTCATTCGCGACATTGTTCCGGTTTCCATCGAACCGAATTCAATCTACAGGCATGTTTTCGATTTTGAGCTTCCGTTTACCTCTGCCTTGCAGGTTGTTTGTGTAAAAGCAGAAATTGATGACAGCTCACCGGAAGACAACCGCATCTGCGCAAGCGTGGATGAAGCTTTTGTTTTTCTGGCACCTTATCCAAACCCG is part of the Cyclobacteriaceae bacterium genome and harbors:
- a CDS encoding glycosyltransferase family 4 protein, with product MNKKINILIVENSVHFTGAFRAITTLTKHLSDRFNFYYCLPTGSKLKEKVKTPVVTIPFVEIRKSLKSILLYIPLLFINSWRIIRYCERNNIQIIHVNDLYNLCGVVIKWWKPSFKVVYHVRLMPESYVKRFYRVWQTLISGYADAIICVSLAVRKASSFPPHKTNLIYDTHESNDELFFESRIMPNHRVTFIYLSNYIAGKGQDYAIEAFCLLNRKFSKSSLVFAGSDMGILGNKRFKRQLKERCNEYGLQDSVIFNDFVNDTISFIRSGDVLLNFSDCESFSMTVLEAMYAGLPVIATDSGGPAELIKEEETGLLVPVKDVEAMANAMLRLAHNVQLRSNMGAAARIRAYKKFSIAESAGKLTKLYQSLVE
- a CDS encoding PKD domain-containing protein; translation: MQRSLLIIFTFWMYGAFAQCPFTDFTLPSSGCIGQGIELLNQTTGEASYSWDFCSGDLDLTPQVAVAANNNLLFRTRALRIIKHNELWYGFTIDQAANKLIRMDFGTSLSGTPIVNDLGNPSNLLNGAFDFQMYFESNQWFALVVNTTGNNLLRLSFGSDIESIPTVQNLGSFGVLNTPNGIFIAKDNEHVKVFVSNGGVASIVRFDFGASILNNPAVGTFNVVGASGLRGIAITRECDRWFGLVTSYNNNKVFWLDFVNGLSQPPTTGEITFFTSYSFPASVVIADDGGDYYAFIQSALGVQYRLSFGSSIVDKNGTGQNLGNFGISNENFALDMTKVNSDWYGFSIDLANRRLVRQTFPLSCDADIPTSAEQNPPLISYGTSGAKKITLKAMDANGSLRSVSKNITITASLAPDISFISQNVCANHAINFASENTSGNITSYDWNFGDAGTSSLPNPTHVYATAASYDVRLTVTASNGCSNLAREQLTIFNQPVADFVLPAVSPICTNQNYLFTNSTTFDAALMPSWSWSVNGTPVSTNQNLEFLFANAVSQEIKLKAAIPGCESEVIKSIITVLQGPDVDFTFIGQCEDAPVSFTNTTTGEVSSFAWEFGDGQNATVVNPVILFSNPGTYQVNLAATNTGGCVNSKSRPITIYSKPQTNFAVALPPFSCNGTPTQFTDLTPNPFDSNITSWLWNFGEGGTSTLRNPQHTFTNAGGYNVSLTTITNFGCSSVLEKPVTISQSPIANFTNTPPCLGVPVSFTNTSTGALQSQQWQIESTFYTLANPVHAFTSSGNKSVTLNVTATNGCVASVNRTLIVPNTISPDFTFMRNCINQQTEFTSNTVNPADPITAYNWNFAGLGTGNLNPQNFSFNNTGNFNVSLSVTTQTGCVYSVAKNVNIINAPQASFTATPSVGPPPLQVQFTNTSVNATSYSWAFNDPANSTSTLVSPSFTYTTLGQYVADLTAFNAQGCSNIFSRVIHVVIPVIDVALTELELMRLPNQAIKPAVTIQNNSNVVLANLALRMELNGTFIRDIVPVSIEPNSIYRHVFDFELPFTSALQVVCVKAEIDDSSPEDNRICASVDEAFVFLAPYPNPLSSQSEINVEWVAPDNRNTEILLVNSLGQQVKKIEVTSSVGYNTEVIPGSGLQSGMYYVQIRYGSIIRTHRILVAD